One genomic window of Sulfuricurvum sp. IAE1 includes the following:
- the rpoB gene encoding DNA-directed RNA polymerase subunit beta: MLNTLHSGNRLRVDFAKTPQQIEVPNLLQLQQSSYESFLMLDQKDRSKSGIERVFQSVFPIHDTQNRLSLEYLGSEVGRPKYTVRECMERGLTYSVSLRMKTRLVIWDRDENTKEKTGVKDIKEQTIFIRDIPLMTDRTSFVINGVERVVVNQLHRSPGVIFKEEESTTAGSKLIFTGQIIPDRGSWLYFEYDPKDILYMRINKRRKVPVTIMFRALGYSKQDILKMFYPLQKIRVEENKYLMDFDPEQFAGRLGYDLVDADGKLLVAAGKRLSAKKAEKLIAEGVKSIQYPIETLIERHLAEPIIDAVSGEVMFDTMTQLDETKLRKMADAGVNEFIIANDLAEGHDSAIINAFIADADSLKLLKQTEEIEDENDLAAIRIYKVMRPGEPVTKEAAKVFVNQLFFDPERYDLTRVGRMKMNHKLGLNVPEYVTVLTHEDIINTVKYVVKVKNGQGHIDDRDHLGNRRIRSIGELLGNELHNGLVKMQKAIKDKLSTMSGPTTELMPHDLINSKMITSTIMEFFSGGQLSQFMDQTNPLSEVTHKRRLSALGEGGLVKERAGFEVRDVHPTHYGRICPIETPEGQNIGLINTLATYSKVNEHGFIEAPYNVVKDGVVTGEVVYLTATQEEGKIIAAASSRVDENGNFLDDLVEIRQDGEIMLKSPKECELRDLTPHMVVGVAASLIPFLEHDDANRALMGSNMQRQAVPLLRPEAPMVGTGVEKLVARDSWECVKAERSGVVEKVDAKHIYVMGEDEDGTFIDYYPLQKNLRTNQNTTFMQRPTVKAGQVVQKGQIIADGPNMDKGELALGINALVAFMPWNGYNFEDAIVMSERMIREDAFTSVHIYEKEAEARELKHGVEEITRDIPNVRDEELAHLDESGIVKIGTYVKGGMILVGKVSPKGEVKPTPEERLLRAIFGEKAGHVVNKSLYCTPSMEGVVVDVKVFTKKGYDKDPRTLELEKQERDELEREHYDRLLMIDKEEMLRIVSLLTKHPLISDVSVNGVEYKAGQNVKAEDLKEVNRFAMNNIVKAFSDDVQEKYNQTKNHFQKEKKKFRDEHEEKLSILEKDDILPNGVVKYVKVYIATKRKLKVGDKMAGRHGNKGIVSTIVPEVDMPYMANGRAVDVCLNPLGVPSRMNIGQILEMHLGMVGRELGYQIQEVFEAKQKDFIAQLRTKMVSFADVAGLMDAAAAIGAMDDETLLSYAQDWSKGVKFTTPIFEGVTAEEFGRLFELAKLDNDGKMELYDGKTGEKLKERVNVGYMYMLKLHHLVDEKVHARSTGPYSLVTQQPVGGKALFGGQRFGEMEVWALEAYGASAVLKEMLTIKSDDVDGRVRAYKAITKGESVPASGIPETLFVLTKELQSLALDIEIFDEVDDNE, from the coding sequence ATGTTAAACACTCTTCACTCCGGAAACCGCTTACGCGTCGATTTCGCGAAAACTCCCCAGCAAATTGAAGTACCTAATTTGTTACAACTCCAACAAAGTTCTTACGAATCCTTTTTGATGTTGGATCAGAAAGATCGCTCAAAAAGCGGTATTGAACGCGTCTTCCAGTCGGTATTCCCGATCCACGACACGCAGAACCGTCTTTCACTCGAATATCTCGGTTCCGAAGTAGGACGCCCCAAATACACCGTACGCGAATGTATGGAACGCGGATTGACCTATTCGGTATCGCTTCGCATGAAAACACGCCTGGTGATCTGGGACCGCGACGAAAACACTAAAGAGAAAACCGGTGTCAAAGACATCAAAGAGCAGACGATTTTCATCCGCGACATCCCCCTGATGACGGACCGTACGTCGTTCGTCATCAACGGCGTCGAGCGCGTTGTCGTCAACCAGCTTCACCGTTCGCCCGGTGTTATCTTCAAAGAAGAAGAATCGACTACTGCGGGTAGCAAACTCATTTTTACAGGTCAGATCATCCCCGACCGCGGTTCGTGGCTCTATTTTGAATACGATCCCAAAGACATTCTTTACATGCGCATCAACAAGCGTCGTAAAGTTCCCGTCACGATCATGTTCCGGGCCCTTGGGTACAGCAAGCAGGACATTCTCAAAATGTTCTACCCGCTGCAGAAAATCCGTGTAGAAGAGAACAAGTACCTGATGGATTTCGATCCCGAGCAGTTCGCAGGGCGCCTCGGCTACGATCTCGTCGATGCGGACGGTAAGCTTCTTGTTGCCGCCGGTAAACGTCTTTCTGCCAAAAAAGCGGAAAAACTGATTGCTGAAGGGGTCAAATCGATCCAGTATCCGATCGAGACCCTGATCGAACGCCACCTTGCAGAGCCGATCATCGACGCGGTCAGCGGGGAAGTGATGTTCGACACGATGACACAGCTGGATGAAACCAAGCTGCGTAAAATGGCCGATGCCGGCGTTAACGAGTTCATCATCGCCAACGACCTCGCCGAAGGTCACGACAGTGCGATCATCAATGCGTTCATCGCTGATGCCGATTCGCTCAAACTGCTCAAACAGACCGAAGAGATCGAAGACGAGAACGACCTTGCGGCGATCCGTATCTATAAAGTCATGCGCCCCGGCGAGCCGGTCACCAAAGAAGCGGCGAAAGTATTCGTCAACCAGCTCTTCTTCGACCCTGAGCGCTACGATCTGACCCGCGTCGGACGGATGAAAATGAACCACAAACTGGGCCTGAACGTTCCCGAATATGTGACCGTTCTGACACATGAAGACATTATCAACACCGTCAAATACGTCGTTAAAGTCAAAAACGGCCAGGGACATATCGATGACCGTGACCACCTCGGTAACCGTCGTATCCGTTCTATCGGCGAGCTTCTCGGAAACGAGCTGCACAACGGTCTGGTCAAAATGCAAAAAGCGATCAAGGATAAGCTCTCTACGATGAGCGGCCCGACGACCGAACTGATGCCGCACGATCTGATCAACTCGAAAATGATCACCAGCACGATCATGGAATTCTTCAGCGGCGGACAGCTCTCACAGTTTATGGACCAGACGAACCCGCTTTCTGAAGTAACCCATAAACGCCGTCTTTCGGCTCTTGGTGAGGGCGGTTTGGTTAAAGAACGTGCCGGATTCGAAGTGCGTGACGTTCACCCGACCCACTACGGCCGTATCTGTCCGATCGAGACTCCGGAGGGTCAGAACATCGGTCTGATCAACACCCTCGCGACCTATTCGAAAGTCAATGAGCACGGGTTCATCGAAGCGCCGTACAACGTCGTCAAAGACGGTGTCGTCACCGGCGAAGTCGTGTATCTGACCGCGACGCAGGAAGAGGGGAAAATCATTGCCGCAGCATCCAGCCGCGTCGATGAAAACGGAAACTTCCTGGATGACCTGGTAGAGATCCGCCAAGACGGCGAGATCATGCTCAAGTCACCTAAAGAGTGTGAACTGCGTGACCTTACGCCGCACATGGTCGTCGGTGTCGCCGCGAGCCTTATTCCGTTCCTTGAACACGACGACGCGAACCGTGCGTTGATGGGATCGAACATGCAGCGTCAGGCGGTTCCTCTGCTCCGTCCCGAAGCACCTATGGTCGGAACCGGGGTTGAAAAACTCGTTGCCCGCGATTCGTGGGAGTGTGTCAAAGCCGAACGCAGCGGTGTGGTCGAAAAAGTTGACGCCAAACACATCTACGTGATGGGCGAAGACGAAGACGGAACGTTCATCGATTACTATCCGTTGCAGAAAAATCTCCGTACCAACCAGAATACCACCTTCATGCAGCGCCCGACCGTCAAAGCGGGACAGGTTGTCCAGAAAGGGCAGATCATCGCCGATGGTCCGAACATGGACAAAGGGGAACTGGCACTGGGGATCAACGCGCTCGTCGCGTTCATGCCCTGGAACGGATACAACTTCGAGGATGCGATCGTCATGTCCGAGCGGATGATCCGCGAAGACGCGTTCACTTCGGTTCACATCTACGAAAAAGAGGCCGAAGCGCGTGAACTCAAACACGGGGTCGAAGAGATCACCCGCGATATCCCGAACGTCCGTGACGAAGAACTTGCCCACCTTGATGAGAGCGGTATCGTCAAAATCGGTACCTACGTCAAAGGGGGAATGATCCTCGTCGGTAAAGTATCGCCCAAGGGTGAAGTGAAACCGACTCCCGAAGAGCGCCTCCTGCGTGCCATCTTCGGTGAAAAAGCGGGTCACGTCGTCAACAAATCGCTCTACTGTACGCCGAGTATGGAAGGGGTGGTCGTCGACGTCAAAGTGTTCACCAAAAAAGGGTATGACAAAGATCCTCGTACCCTCGAACTCGAAAAACAAGAGCGCGACGAGCTTGAGCGCGAGCATTACGACCGCCTGCTCATGATCGATAAGGAAGAGATGCTCCGTATCGTCTCGTTGTTGACCAAACATCCGCTGATCAGCGACGTCAGCGTCAACGGCGTCGAGTACAAAGCGGGCCAGAACGTCAAAGCCGAAGACCTCAAAGAGGTAAACCGTTTTGCGATGAACAACATCGTCAAAGCGTTCAGCGACGACGTCCAGGAAAAATACAACCAGACGAAGAACCACTTCCAGAAAGAGAAGAAAAAATTCCGCGACGAGCACGAAGAGAAGCTTTCGATCCTGGAAAAAGACGACATCCTTCCCAACGGCGTCGTCAAATACGTCAAGGTGTACATTGCTACCAAGCGTAAACTCAAAGTCGGGGATAAAATGGCGGGTCGCCACGGGAACAAAGGTATCGTCTCCACGATCGTTCCCGAAGTCGATATGCCGTACATGGCCAACGGCCGTGCCGTTGACGTGTGTCTGAACCCGCTGGGGGTACCGTCTCGTATGAACATCGGGCAGATCCTCGAGATGCACCTGGGTATGGTCGGGCGTGAGCTGGGCTATCAAATCCAGGAAGTGTTCGAAGCGAAACAAAAAGATTTCATCGCGCAACTGAGAACCAAGATGGTCTCTTTCGCCGACGTTGCCGGACTGATGGACGCCGCTGCGGCTATCGGCGCGATGGATGATGAAACATTGCTCTCCTATGCGCAGGACTGGTCTAAAGGGGTGAAATTCACAACGCCTATTTTCGAAGGGGTCACAGCTGAAGAATTCGGCCGCCTGTTCGAACTGGCCAAACTCGACAATGACGGTAAAATGGAGCTTTACGACGGTAAAACCGGTGAGAAGCTCAAAGAGCGCGTCAACGTCGGATACATGTACATGCTCAAACTCCACCACCTCGTAGACGAGAAAGTCCACGCCCGTTCAACCGGGCCGTACTCTCTGGTCACGCAGCAGCCGGTCGGTGGTAAAGCACTCTTCGGCGGACAGCGTTTCGGGGAGATGGAAGTGTGGGCTCTCGAGGCTTACGGCGCTTCCGCCGTCCTCAAAGAGATGCTGACGATCAAATCGGACGACGTCGACGGACGTGTCCGTGCTTACAAAGCGATCACGAAAGGCGAAAGCGTTCCTGCATCGGGTATCCCCGAAACGCTCTTCGTATTGACCAAAGAGCTCCAGTCTCTTGCACTGGATATTGAGATTTTTGACGAGGTAGATGACAATGAGTAA
- the rpmG gene encoding 50S ribosomal protein L33: MRENIHLACEKCTRRNYHTSKNKKTHTEKFSVKKFCKFCREHTVHKEAKL, from the coding sequence ATGCGTGAAAATATTCACTTGGCTTGTGAAAAGTGCACACGCCGCAACTACCACACAAGCAAAAACAAAAAGACTCACACTGAAAAATTTTCAGTGAAAAAGTTTTGCAAATTCTGCCGCGAACACACCGTTCACAAAGAAGCGAAGCTTTAA
- the rplK gene encoding 50S ribosomal protein L11: MAKKIAGYIKLQIQAGAANPAPPVGPALGQRGVNIMEFCKAFNERTKDKAGYKLPTVITVYADKTFSFITKQPSNTALIMEKAGIKKGSDNPLKNKVAKITKAQIMEIVKQKMQDMNTDDAESAARTIAGSARSMGIDVVE; encoded by the coding sequence ATGGCAAAGAAAATAGCTGGCTACATCAAGTTGCAAATTCAAGCCGGTGCGGCTAACCCGGCTCCTCCGGTTGGTCCTGCCCTTGGTCAACGCGGTGTTAACATCATGGAATTCTGTAAAGCGTTCAACGAGCGTACAAAAGATAAAGCGGGTTACAAACTCCCGACCGTTATCACGGTTTACGCTGATAAAACCTTCTCTTTCATCACAAAGCAGCCTTCAAACACTGCATTGATCATGGAAAAAGCAGGGATCAAAAAAGGGTCTGATAATCCGCTTAAAAACAAAGTGGCGAAAATCACAAAAGCCCAGATCATGGAAATCGTCAAGCAAAAAATGCAAGACATGAACACGGACGATGCCGAATCCGCTGCGCGTACAATCGCCGGATCTGCTCGCTCTATGGGTATCGACGTCGTCGAATAA
- the rplJ gene encoding 50S ribosomal protein L10 — protein MNKTQKAEIVNTLTEEFKSAKAVVMCDYRGLTVADLESLRKIARAKEAKVQVVKNTLATIALNNAGMSGINIKDTNIFVWGEDAIAASKVAVDFGKDNDKFAIRTAYIDGEAADEKKVRAFATLPGREELLGMLASVWMGPVRNFTIGLDALKRKKEEA, from the coding sequence ATGAACAAAACGCAAAAAGCTGAGATTGTTAACACTCTTACCGAAGAGTTCAAATCGGCAAAAGCAGTCGTTATGTGTGATTATCGCGGTCTCACCGTTGCAGACCTCGAATCATTGCGCAAAATCGCACGTGCTAAAGAAGCGAAAGTACAGGTTGTTAAAAACACCCTTGCGACAATCGCTCTGAATAATGCCGGAATGAGCGGTATCAATATCAAAGATACCAACATTTTCGTATGGGGTGAAGACGCTATCGCCGCTTCAAAAGTTGCTGTTGATTTCGGTAAAGACAACGATAAGTTCGCTATCCGTACCGCATACATCGACGGTGAAGCTGCCGATGAGAAAAAAGTCCGTGCATTTGCTACGCTCCCAGGCCGCGAAGAGTTGCTTGGAATGCTCGCATCTGTCTGGATGGGTCCGGTTCGCAACTTTACGATCGGTCTCGATGCGCTTAAACGCAAAAAAGAAGAAGCGTAA
- the secE gene encoding preprotein translocase subunit SecE — MKNTLSNYIHSAKMELAKVIFPTKPQVRQAFIAVLVVVTFVVLFLALVDFIMSSTVSAILS; from the coding sequence ATGAAAAACACGTTGAGCAATTACATCCACAGCGCTAAAATGGAACTGGCGAAAGTCATTTTCCCGACGAAACCACAAGTTCGTCAGGCGTTTATCGCGGTACTGGTCGTTGTCACGTTTGTCGTTTTGTTCCTTGCGTTGGTGGACTTCATCATGTCATCAACCGTTTCGGCAATTTTGAGTTAA
- the tuf gene encoding elongation factor Tu, with translation MAKEKFTRTKPHVNIGTIGHVDHGKTTLTAAITAVLAVTNGAAMMDYDQIDNAPEERERGITIATSHVEYETDKRHYAHVDCPGHADYVKNMITGAAQMDGAILVVSAADGPMPQTREHILLSKQVGVPYIVVFMNKEDMVDDEELLELVEMEIRELLSNYDFPGDDTPIVAGSALRALEEAKTGTLGEWSAKIQKLMAAVDEYIPEPTRETDKDFLMPVEDVFSISGRGTVVTGRIERGVVKIGDTIEIVGLRDTQTTTVTGVEMFRKEMEQGEAGDNCGILLRGTKKEDVERGQVLCKPKSITPHTKFEAEIYVLSKEEGGRHTPFFNGYRPQFYVRTTDVTGAITLPEGTEMVMPGDNVKINAELIHPIAMEEGTRFAIREGGRTVGAGVVSKILA, from the coding sequence ATGGCAAAAGAAAAGTTTACGCGTACTAAACCACACGTTAACATCGGTACAATCGGTCACGTTGACCACGGTAAAACTACTTTGACAGCTGCTATTACAGCTGTACTCGCAGTAACAAACGGTGCTGCTATGATGGACTACGATCAGATCGACAACGCTCCTGAAGAGCGCGAGCGCGGTATTACGATCGCTACATCACACGTTGAGTACGAAACAGACAAACGTCACTATGCGCACGTTGACTGTCCTGGTCACGCCGACTACGTTAAAAACATGATTACGGGTGCTGCTCAGATGGACGGCGCTATTCTCGTTGTTTCTGCAGCAGACGGCCCGATGCCACAAACACGTGAGCACATCCTTCTTTCAAAACAAGTCGGTGTTCCTTACATCGTTGTTTTCATGAACAAAGAAGATATGGTTGACGACGAAGAACTTCTTGAGCTTGTTGAAATGGAAATCCGTGAATTGCTCAGCAACTACGACTTCCCAGGTGACGATACTCCAATCGTAGCCGGTTCTGCACTTCGCGCTCTTGAAGAAGCGAAAACTGGAACACTCGGTGAGTGGTCTGCTAAAATCCAGAAGCTGATGGCTGCGGTTGACGAGTACATCCCTGAGCCTACTCGTGAAACAGACAAAGATTTCTTGATGCCTGTTGAAGACGTTTTCTCAATCTCTGGACGTGGTACGGTTGTAACTGGTCGTATCGAGCGTGGTGTTGTTAAAATCGGTGACACTATCGAGATCGTCGGTCTTCGCGACACTCAGACAACAACCGTTACTGGTGTTGAAATGTTCCGTAAAGAAATGGAGCAAGGTGAAGCAGGTGATAACTGCGGTATCCTCCTCCGCGGTACGAAAAAAGAAGATGTTGAGCGTGGTCAGGTTCTTTGTAAGCCTAAATCAATCACTCCTCACACAAAATTCGAAGCTGAAATCTACGTACTGAGCAAAGAAGAGGGTGGACGTCACACTCCATTCTTCAACGGTTACCGTCCTCAGTTCTACGTTCGTACAACGGACGTAACAGGTGCGATCACTCTGCCAGAAGGTACAGAGATGGTTATGCCTGGTGATAACGTTAAAATCAATGCCGAACTGATCCATCCGATCGCGATGGAAGAAGGTACTCGCTTCGCGATCCGTGAAGGTGGACGTACTGTCGGTGCAGGTGTTGTTTCTAAAATCCTTGCATAA
- the rplL gene encoding 50S ribosomal protein L7/L12 — translation MAVTKEDVLEFISNLSVLELSELVKEFEEKFGVSAQPVAVAGGAVAAVAAEEEKTEFDVILKDGGDKKINVIKVVRGLTGLGLKEAKDAVEGAPTTIKEGVAKDVAEAAKKELEEAGAVVEIK, via the coding sequence ATGGCTGTAACAAAAGAAGATGTTCTTGAGTTTATCTCAAACCTTTCAGTACTCGAGCTTTCTGAGCTTGTAAAAGAATTCGAAGAAAAATTTGGTGTATCTGCTCAGCCTGTAGCGGTTGCCGGCGGTGCCGTAGCAGCTGTTGCCGCTGAAGAAGAAAAAACTGAGTTCGACGTCATCCTTAAAGACGGCGGAGACAAAAAAATCAACGTTATTAAAGTTGTTCGCGGTCTTACAGGTCTTGGCCTTAAAGAAGCGAAAGACGCGGTTGAAGGCGCACCTACAACTATCAAAGAAGGCGTTGCGAAAGACGTTGCTGAAGCAGCGAAAAAAGAGCTTGAAGAAGCTGGCGCTGTCGTCGAAATCAAATAA
- the rplA gene encoding 50S ribosomal protein L1 produces MASKRYKQLSEKIDLAKSYTVDDASTAIKELKSAKFDETVEIALNLGVDPRHADQMIRGAVVLPHGTGKVVRVAVFAKGAKVDEAKAAGADIVGAEDLVDEIKAGNINFDIVVAAPDCMGLVGQVGRILGPKGMMPNPKTGTVTAEVGKAVSNVKGGQVNFRVDKKGNIHAGIGKVSFDSDKIAENIKAFVGAINRAKPSTAKGRYIKNAALSLTMSPAIKFDTQELLDIR; encoded by the coding sequence ATGGCAAGTAAACGCTATAAACAACTAAGTGAAAAAATCGATCTGGCGAAAAGCTACACTGTAGACGATGCGTCAACGGCAATTAAAGAACTCAAATCGGCAAAATTCGACGAGACCGTTGAAATTGCTTTGAACCTCGGTGTAGATCCACGTCACGCTGATCAAATGATCCGTGGTGCGGTTGTGCTTCCACACGGAACAGGGAAAGTGGTGCGTGTCGCCGTTTTCGCAAAAGGCGCAAAAGTGGATGAGGCCAAAGCAGCGGGTGCAGACATCGTCGGTGCCGAAGATCTCGTAGACGAAATCAAAGCGGGCAACATCAATTTCGACATCGTTGTCGCCGCTCCCGATTGTATGGGACTTGTCGGTCAGGTAGGACGTATCCTCGGGCCAAAAGGTATGATGCCGAACCCTAAAACCGGAACCGTTACCGCAGAAGTCGGTAAAGCGGTCAGCAACGTTAAAGGCGGCCAGGTAAACTTCCGTGTTGACAAAAAAGGGAACATCCACGCCGGTATCGGTAAAGTAAGCTTTGATTCGGACAAAATCGCCGAAAACATCAAAGCATTCGTCGGTGCGATCAACCGTGCGAAACCTTCAACGGCAAAAGGCCGTTACATCAAAAACGCGGCGCTCTCATTGACAATGAGCCCCGCGATCAAATTCGATACCCAAGAACTTTTGGATATCCGCTAA
- the nusG gene encoding transcription termination/antitermination protein NusG has product MAHRWYSIQTYAGSERSVKAAIENIIAENHLEDVITEVIVPTEDVIEVKNGKKKISERSLYSGYVFANMDLSIDLQHKIQSLPRVAGFIGEANKPTPLSDSDIKVILDRVTNRSAPKPKVFFDNGEMVRIVDGPFANFTGTVDEYDLEHGTLKLNVSIFGRSTPVDISYTQVEKII; this is encoded by the coding sequence ATGGCACATCGTTGGTACTCGATTCAAACGTATGCCGGCAGTGAGCGAAGCGTCAAAGCGGCGATCGAAAACATCATTGCCGAAAATCATCTCGAAGACGTAATCACCGAAGTCATCGTTCCGACCGAAGACGTCATCGAAGTTAAAAACGGTAAAAAGAAAATTTCTGAGCGTTCTTTGTACTCGGGTTACGTGTTCGCGAACATGGATCTGAGCATCGACCTTCAGCACAAAATCCAGTCTCTGCCGCGCGTTGCGGGATTTATCGGGGAAGCGAATAAGCCGACTCCGCTCAGTGACAGCGACATCAAAGTCATCCTCGACCGGGTAACGAACCGCTCGGCGCCCAAACCGAAGGTTTTCTTCGACAACGGCGAAATGGTACGTATCGTGGACGGTCCGTTTGCGAACTTTACCGGTACCGTGGATGAATACGATCTTGAGCACGGTACGTTGAAACTCAATGTTTCAATCTTCGGCCGAAGCACTCCGGTCGACATTTCGTATACTCAAGTCGAAAAAATCATTTAA